A region of the Stieleria neptunia genome:
GGGCACAAAAACCGTCAACCCAGGTTGACGCCGGCAACGCGGGTTGCCACCCCAGCGGGACGCGTGGGCGACCGGCATCCCAGCGGGACGCGTGGGCGAGCGGCGTGGTGAATCCACAATCAGCACGCGCCATGGGACGTCGATTCTTTTACTGCAGGATTTGGCAACCGATTTAGATTCTCTCCCTCTGGGAGAGACGGCGTTTGCACAGCAAGCAAACGCCAGAGAGGGCCGGCGGCTCGCGAAAGGCTTAGCGACTTCAGCGACGATCGATGTGGACTGCATAACCGATCACCAGCCCCCTAGTATCTCGCCTGACTGGCAATTCCAGGCGATTTGATCATCGTTTGGGCTGTCGATGTTGGGTGGCTGCCTGCAGCGGTTTCCCAACACTGCTGTGTAGATCGTAATTTCCCCTAGGTGGTATTCAACGCCGTGGATGAGCTTGAGTCGCACAGCAGTTCGTTTTGAACCCGAACCGTCGCTCGATCGACCCAATCGCGTTATCGCATGTGGTCAGATCGTATTCACTAGGATGGGACTTAACTATGAAACAGAAGTACAACCGTGTCATTGGTATTGACGTCGCGTCAGACAAAATTGATGTCAATGACTCCGCAGGAAAGATTGCCAAACAATTGCCCAACACGATTTCAGCGATCAGCAAAAAGCTGTTCAAGAGAATCCAAGACACTGAAAATACATTGGTTGTCTGTGAAGCAACTGGCGGCTACGAATATCTGATTGTGGAGGCTGCTCACGACGCTGGTGTACCGATTTGCGTGGCCAACCCGAGGCAGGTCCGTGACTTTGCCAAAGGGCATGGCTATTTGGAGAAGACCGATGTGATCGATGCATTCATGATCCGCCGTTTTGGCGAAGATGTGGAAATCCATCTGACACCTCCTCGCACGGCGCAAGAGAAAGAATTTCTTTCAACAGTGCGGCGTCGAACCCAAGTGAAAGATTTGCTCTCCCAGGAGCAAAACCGACTCAGTCAAACCCGTGACAAGTTTGCCGCTCAACAAATCAAGGAAACGATTTCGCACCTGAAAAAGCAGCTAAAAAGCCTCGACAAACGCATCGAAAAGATGCTCAAGGACCTCAGTAAAGTCGATCCCAAAGTAGAAATCTTGTTCAGCGTCAGTGGAGTTGGTCCAGTCACCGCTGCGACACTCCTGGCCGAGCTGCCAGAACTGGGACAACTCAACCGAGGTCAAATTGCCAAACTTGTCGGTGTTGCTCCGTTGGCCAACCAAACAGGCAAGAGCGACAAGAAACGAAAGGTCCGAGGTGGACGTTCACAAGTCCGAAGCGTGCTCTACATGGCGACACTGGTTGCAACGAAACACAACCCAGTCATCAAACGTTTCTACGATCGGCTTATCGCCAAAGGTAAAATCAAAAAGTTAGCTTTGGTAGCGAGCATGCGCAAACTCCTGACGATTCTCAACAACATGATTCACTGCGGCGAATCATGGAAGAACCCTCAGGTCAATGCGAAAAAGGAGCAAAAGGCGACTACGGCACCGTCGCTAAACTAGGACCGTAGTCGCCATACGTGCTCGATGCGTCATTGACACACCGGCGACTGAGTTATCCCTGGCACGGTTGCATCTCTGCAGAGCCCTGTTGCGTTTCACCCAGCGGCTCAAGTTTACTGCTGCGCAACAATCGCGTCACCCAAATTTCCAAAAATCATTGAACACCGGCGCAATGCCTAAGAAAATCTCGGGGGTTCGGGGGCTGGCCCCTGACCACACTGGATCTCGGAATCGAAAAATCCAAGATTTTCGATCTGACCTCTTGCCACAATTTAAGACCGTCGCTCATCCCCAGCCCTTCTCCCCCACAAATCGACAAGCAAGCTTGTTGCGATTTGTGGGGGAGAAGGGAGCCATGATTCTTGCAGTAATAAAATCGACGCCCCTTGGCGAACGCCACGTGCTGGAATGCTCCTTTCGGGCGGATTTTGCTACACTTGAAACATGAATTGTGACCTCGACAGCAGCATTCCCGAATGGATCATCGAGCATCCAGAAACCACGGGAGTCTTCGGTGATTTGAGATTGGACATCAGCTGTGCCGGCAAATCGTTGCGGTACGTATGCGTCCATCAAGGCCTCAGTCCGCCGGAGGTGCTTGAGCGACTGCGTCAGGCCATCACGACCGCGCGGTCCGTTGACCGAAATACCCGTTAGGTTTAGGCTTACCGAAACAAGTATCTTTTGTACAGCTTAGGCGACCTCTAAGAGCGGGGGGGACGCGTTGCGATTGCGAATCCCATGAAGCTCACCACCCAGACCGACTATGCCTTGCGGACGTTGATGTTCCTGGCAACACGCACGGAGCGAGCCAACGTGGCGGATGTTGCCACGTTATTCGGTATTTCGACGAATCACGTCGCCAAGGTCGTCAATCTGCTCGCCCGGGCGGGCTATGTCCAAAGCACACGCGGCATCGGCGGCGGAATTGAATTGGCGCGTGCTCCGGAAGAAATATCGGTCGGTGATGTGATCGCGACCATGGAATCCGACACCCATCTGCTGTCATGCGTCGGCAGCGATGACTCCTGTGTGATCCACTCGTTCTGCAAACTCAAGGGGGTGTTGGCAGAGGCCGAGCGTCTGCAGCAGGAGTATCTCCAAGGCATCACGCTCGCAGAGGTGATTCCGACGCGGCGACAACTCAATCGCGTCGAAGCGTCGATTGAATAAGTGGCGTAAGCTTCCAGTTTGCGTTGCCTGGATCGCAAGCTGGAAGCTTACGCCACGTTATGGATCCGTCATTGCACACCGATGTAGATGGCGACTTCATCCGGTTGGGATGGGTCATGGACTTCGAAGTCCGCGAGGTAGCTGCGCGGCAGGTCGCTCTGCCAGATTTGCTGCCACGATTCGATCAGCGTTTTCGGCATCGGGCCACGAGCCTGGACGGCGGCATAGCGTCCGGCCGGCAACGAACGCAGTGCAAAACCCTCGGGAGCGCAATCGACGTCGATCACTTCGCATCCGAGGAAGAACGTGTACGGCTGAGTGTGATCGCCCTGGTAGTCGAAGTAGGCCGCGATCAGTCGATCGTCGGCCCGCTCTGGGATCTCGTCGGCGATGCCGTCGGCCATGAATCGCTGCCAAAGCGCCGCGATCTCATGCGGCGTCTCGTTGGAGGTCCGCGTTTGGATGCCGTACAACGTTCGGGAGGGGTGCGTTTCGGTGTTCATCAGGGCTCAAGGCTACTCGTTTTGATGCGATTGAGAGGGCGAGGTCGGCTACTCGATCGGCACGGTGTAACTGATCGCCCCGATCGGCTCGCCCTCGGCGACATCTTCATAGTGTGCGTGACACATCACGCATTTTTGCATGACGACAGGTACCGGTGTCAAGGCGCGCAAGTAATGCTTGCCGTCCAGCGTGACGACCTCGTCGACCCCCTTGGCCCCGGCCTTCAACTTCTTGATGCCCTGCTTTTCAAATTCATCCTTGGCGACATTGTCGGATTCATAGGGATCCCCCGTCGCGTCGATCAACCGAATCGTGTTGTCGCTGGCATCAGAAATTTTCTTGAACAACAACACCGCTGCACTGCCGGCCGCAAAATCGTCATCGTCGTTGACGTACTTGTCGGTCACCAAGACGATCGTTTGCTTAAAAATGTTGTCCAACGTTTGCACCGTCTTGCGCGATCGCTCGACCGCTTTTCTGCCTGGCTTCTTCGCAGCGTTGGCAGCGTCGGCCCGCGCGGTGGCAGCTGGTTCTTGTGCGTCAACCGGCCGGATCATCCAGGGGAATTCGCTGGCCAGCGAGAGGGCCAGCGTCGCGACAAAACAGGCAAGCAGGGGAAGGCGTTTCATGGGGATTTCCTGAATCAAGGGTGGGGAATGGACGAGGTGCTTAAATCTGCACGTCGGTGTGCATTATTGATTGGCGGAGCTGCCCTTGTCAATTCTTCAGTTCTCGCTTTCGCGATCCGCTTGCCGCACGTTGCCGGCACCATCGCCGCGTTGTGCCGATGAACCGGCGCCGGTCAGACCGCTTGTCCGACCTTCGCCAAGGCTTCCACCCCGATCCGATCGCAGAAGTCGCCGAAGGTCTCCTCGCCTTGACGATTCTCTTGAAAGTGGATGAACACGGGACGCAACGTCGCAACGATTTCTCCGCGTGGGACTTGGTCCTTGAACACCGCATTCATTCGCGTGCCGATCAGATTCCCGCCCAGGAAAACGGTGTATCGCCCCTCGCCGGTCTTGCCATCGACACTGCGGCCGACCAGACCGATGTCGGCGTTGTAGGGCCGTGCGCAGCCGTTGGGGCAGCCGGTCATCCGGATCGTGAACTGTGCGTCGGCCAAGCCCAGTTCGCGCAGTTCCGCCTCCACTTCGTCGATCACGCCGGGCAGTGCCCGCTCGCTCTCGGTCACCGCCAGACCGCACGTCGGAAGTGCGGGGCACGCGAACGCAAATCGCCGCGTGTTGCTGATTTGGTCGACGGTGACGACACCGTGATCGGCGAGCACCTTTTGGATCGTCGCCCGCTGATGCGATTCGATGTCGCACAACAAGATGTTTTGTTGTGCGGTCAGGCGGGCGTTGGTGACATGATCGGAGAACAAGATTCGCAGCGCCGTTTTCAACCGCAGCTCTCCCTCGTCTTTGACGCGACCATTTTCGATCGGCAGCCCCAGAAACCACTTTCCGTCGCCCTGTTCGTGCCAGCCCAGGTGGTCATCGTGACCGGTCACATCAGCCGGGTGCGGCTGTGGCAAGGGCCGTGGCACCGTGCCCTCGGCGACGCCGCAAATCGCCTCGGCTTGGGACAGGTAGTCCTCCACCTTGGCTTTGAAGGCCAGCACACCCAAGTTGTGGATCAGGTACTTCATCCGCGCTTGGCTGCGGTCGGCGCGATTGCCGAAGTCACGTTGCACGAGAATGATGGCGGTGATGACCGGCAGCAAATGTTCGGTTTGGATGAACGCGAGACGTTTCGCGAGCGCCGGAAAACACTGTTTTTTACTGGGCGTGGTCCCCATGCCGCCGCCGGCCAGGACGTTGAATCCGATCAACGTTTCGCCCTCGGTCACGCCCAACAATCCGATGTCGTTGTCGTAAGCGTCGATGCAATTGTCGTCGCATAAGGCGAGACCGATTTTAAACTTGCGCGGCAGGTAGGCTTTGCCGTAAATCGGATCGGGTTCGGGCTCACTCGGCGGCCCGGCGACCTGCTCACGCGCGCCCGTCTCCGGATCTTTGATCCAGATCTGGTGATAGGCTTTGGTTGTCGGCCGAACATGCACCGCGATCTCGTCGGCCAGCCGTTGCAGTTGATCGCGCAAACCGTTGTGCCGCAACGGAGCGGGGCAGCAGCAGACGTTCCGCGTCACATCGCCGCACGCCGATTGAGTGGAGAGCTTGATTGCATTGATGCGATGGATCACGTCCCACAGGTTGCCCTTGACCACACCGTGCAATTGAATGCTCTGCCGCGTCGTGATCCGGATCGTGCCGTTGCCCAACTCGTCGGCGATGTCGAGTTCACCGAGGAACTGTGCCGCCGTCATCTTTCCGCCGGGAATGCGATTGCGGACCATGAACGAATACGCCTTGCCGAGCCCTTCTTTGCGGCGCAGCTTGCGGAGGTCGCGGTCGTCTTGTTGGTAGGTGCCGTGAAATTTCAGTAATTTTGTCGTTGCGTCGGCGACATGCTCGGTCGTCGCGTCGGCCAGTTCTTCGGTGATAGTGCCGCGCAGCCCGACGCTGGCTTCTTTGATCAATTCGACCTTCGACTTTTTCGACTGCTCATCGGTCATGGATGTCTTCTCAGCACGCGGGTTAACGCAAAGCGTCTAAACATGTATCTTGGGTGCATGTTTGTAGGACTCGGTCGCGCCCGTGTCAACCTCGAGCTGTACACCCTGCCGTCACGGTGTGCGCCCACACGTTTTCCCCCGTTTGAAGGATCACGATGATTCAAGCCGAACCACACGACACATCCATCCTCGGCGCACTGGTCCGCGAGCGAATCCTGCTGCTTGATGGTGCGATGGGGACGATGATTCAGCGTCTGGGGTTGGACGAGGCGGCCGTGCGGGGCGACCGTTTTGCCGATCACCACAAGGACCTGAAAAATTTTTCTGACATCCTCTGTCTGACGCATCCCGAAAAGATCACGGACATCCATCGGGCCTACTTCCAGGCCGGCAGTGACATCGTGGAAACAAACTCGTTCGGCGCGTCCCCGGTTGGGATGGTCGAATTTGACTTGCCGCTTGACCTGGTCGATGAGATCAACCGTGCGGCGGTGGCGTGTGCGCGCACCGCGGCCCAGGAGTGGACCGAACGAACGCCCGACAAACCGCGTTTCGTGGCCGGTTCGATCGGTCCGACGACCAAGCAGCTGGCGATCAGCACCGAAGACGATCCGGCGTATCGCGGCACGACGTTCCAGGCGATGGTGGACAGCTACCGGGCTCAAGTCGAATCGCTGGTCGCCGCCGGGGTCGACGTGCTGTTGCCCGAAACCGCGATCGACACGTTGAATTTAAAAGCATGTTTGTTTGCGATCGCCGACTTCTTCAACGCCGGTGGTCGGCGGGTTCCGGTGATGGCCAGCGGCACGTTCGGCGATGGCGGCCGGACCTTTGTCAGCGCACAAAGTGTCGAAGCGTTTTGGACGGCCATCAATCACTTTCCGTTGCTTTCGGTCGGCATGAATTGCGCGCTCGGTCCCGACGTGATGCGGTCGCACATCGAAGAACTTGCCAAGGTCGCCGAGATTCCCGCCTCCTGTCATCCCAATGCCGGATTGCCCAACGAGATGGGCGAATTCGACCTTGGACCCAAGGCGATGGCGGACAAGGTCGGTGAGTACGCCGACAACGGCTGGGTGAACATCTTGGGCGGTTGCTGCGGCACGACGCCCGACCATATTCGGGCGATGGCCGATCGCGTGAAAGGATGCCGGCCCAAACAAGACACGCCTGGCCCCGTTTACACGCGACTGTCCGGGCAGATGCCGTTGGTGATGCGTCCGGAAGTCCCCTTCACCATGGTCGGTGAACGCACCAACGTGATGGGCAGCAAAAAGTTCGCCCGCCTGATCCGAGATGAAAAATACGAAGAGGCGGTCGAAATCGCGCGGGAACAAGTTGAAAACGGTGCCACCATCATCGACGTCAATTTTGACGAAGGCATGCTCGATGGCGTTGAGGCGATGACTCGGTTTCTGCGTCTGATGGCCGGTGATCACGTCGCCGCATCGGTTCCGGTGATGATCGACAGCAGCAAATGGGAAGTGATCGAGGCGGGGCTTCGCAACGTCCAAGGCAAAGCGATCGTCAATTCGATCTCATTAAAAGACGGCGAAACCGAGTTTCTGCGACGGGCAGCCTTGGTCCGTCAATACGGTGCCGCCGCCGTGGTGATGGCCTTTGACGAACAAGGCCAGGCCGCCGACGAAGAAAGCAAGGTCCGCATCTGTAAACGGGCCTATGATCTGCTGACCGAGCGACTGCACTTCCCCACCGAAGACATCATCTTTGATCCCAACATTTTGACGATCGCAACGGGGATGGACGAGCACAACAACTATGCCGTCGATTTCATCAACGCCGTGCGACGAATCAAACAAGTCTGTCCCGGTGCGAAAACCAGCGGCGGCGTCAGCAACATCAGCTTCAGCTTTCGCGGCAACGATCCGGTCCGCGAAGCCATTCACAGCGCGTTCTTGTACCACGCCGTCGACGCCGGGCTGGACATGGGAATCGTCAACGCCGGCCAGTTGGATATCTACGAGCAAATTCCCCAAGACCTGCTCCAGCGCGTCGAAGATGTGCTACTCAATCGTCGCCCCGACGCGACCGAACGGATGCTGGAATTCGCCGAAACGGTCAAGGGCGATGGCAAGAAAAAGTCGGGGGAAGACCTGGCTTGGCGTGACGCGCCGGTGGCCGAGCGAATGACGCACGCACTGGTCAAGGGAATCGACAAGTACATCGTCCAGGACACCGAAGACGCTCGCCAACATTTCGATCGCTGCATCCAAGTGATCGAAGGGCCGTTGATGGACGGGATGAAAGTCGTCGGTGATCTGTTCGGCGCCGGCAAGATGTTTTTGCCCCAAGTCGTCAAGTCGGCCCGCGTGATGAAGAAAGCCGTCGCCTACCTGGAACCCTTCATGGAGGAAGAAAAACGACTGGCGGGAACGCTGCACGAAGCGGCCCGCGGCAAGTTTCTGATCGCGACGGTCAAGGGTGACGTGCATGACATCGGCAAAAATATCGTGGGCGTGGTGCTACAGTGCAACAGCTATGAAGTCATCGACTTGGGTGTGATGGTGTCCTCCGAAACGATTCTGCAAGAAGCGGCCAAGCAAAACGTCGACATGATCGGGCTGAGCGGGCTGATCACGCCGTCGCTGGACGAAATGACACACGTCGCTCGCGAAATGAAACGGACCGGGATGACGATGCCGCTGTTGATCGGCGGCGCGACGACCAGTGCCAAGCACACCGCCGTTAAAATCGCCCCCGCCTATGACGGTCCCGTCTTGCACGTGCTCGACGCCAGTCGCAGCGTGAACGTCGTCGAGCGTTTGCTCAGCGACGGCCGCGATGCATTCGTCGCCGAGAATGTCTCGTCGCAAAAAAAACTGGCCGAGAGTTTTCGTGATCGCAAGCAGAAACTCGTGCCCTATGCCGAAGCCCTTGAAAAGCGATTCGTCACCGATTGGAATTCCGTCCCGATCGACACGCCGTCGTTCACCGGCACCCGCGTCTTGCGAGACATTCCCCTGGAACAGATTCGGCCCTACATCGACTGGTCGCCGTTTTTCAGCACGTGGGAATTGAAAGGCAAGTTCCCAAAAATTTTGAATGACCAAGTCGTCGGCGGGCAAGCGAAAGAGCTGTACGAGGACGCCAATCAATTGATTGACGAGATCATCGCCAACAAGTCACTGACCGCCAACGCCGTCTACGGATTTTGGCCCGCCGCCAGTGAAGGTGATGACGTGATCCTGTTTACCGATTCGACTCGGAATCACGAATTGACGCGGCTGCACTTCCTGCGGCAACAATGGGAACGCAAGGGACAAAAGGACTTTCGCTCGCTGGCCGACTACGTCGCGCCGCGGGAATCCGGCCGCCAGGATTTCCTGGGCGGCTTCGCCGTCACCGCCGGCATCGGGGCGATGGAATTGGCGCTGAAATACAAGGCCGAACTCGATGATTACAAAGCCATCATGGTGCAAGCGGTTGCCGATCGATTCGCCGAAGCGCTGGCGGAAATGCTGCACGAGCGCGCCCGCGACGACTGGGGGTTCGGCCAATCCGAAGGCCTGTCCCGGGAAGACCTGATCGCAGAGAAGTATCGCGGCATCCGCCCGGCCGCCGGTTATCCCGCCTGTCCCGATCACACCGAAAAACGGACGCTGTTCGACCTGCTAGACGCCGAGAAGCAGACCGGGATCGAGTTGACCAGCAGTTTCGCGATGACGCCCGGCGCCAGCGTCAGCGGTCTGTATTTCGGTCATCCCCAGGCACGTTACTTCACGGTCGAGCGGATGACCCGAGACCAGATCGAAGCCTACGCCAATCGCAAGGGCAAACCGATCGAAGAGATCCAGCGCTGGCTGGGGCCAAATTTGGCGTATTGAGGACGGAGGTCTTTCACGCCCACTAACGCCAATCCGGCGGCGCCGTCTCGTCGCATTTCTTGCATTCCAGCGGGTACCCAGCCCCTTTTCCGCGGCACCCTCCTCTGCGTCAACGCCGGTTGACGCGGAACCGCCGGTTGACGCGGCGACCGACTCGATGACGTCAACTCTCCCGCCTGGAACGTGGATTTCCACAGCGAAAACGTGTTCCGTCTGCTGATCCGAGTGATTGGCATGCTGATTGCTTCATCAAACTTCCTACGCCATGGAGGTGCCCCGTCTTTTCCTCATTGCCGTAGACACAATCATGTTAATGCGCAACCCACAGCATCGGGTCCGTCAACAGCAAGACGGTTCTGCCGAACACAGCGAACCTGCCGCCATCGACACCTCTCATCAAATGCTATTCGGGCAACTCACCTTAATCGCGGTGTTCTCCGCGGCGCTCCTGTTGCGTGCACTGGCTTAGTACCAACCGGAGCGAGATGGGATGGCGACGTGCTCGCCATAACAAACGTTGACCGCTATCTCGGTCGGTTTGTCGAATCGAAACCTGCGGCTTACCTAGGCTCCTCGCGATCGTCCCCTCACCACCTAGCCCCATGACTTCTCAAATCGTTGCCGTCACCCGCGTCGATCTTCAGCGACTTCAGACGCTACTGCAGAGTGAGTTTGCCGTCGCGTTGGGTGGCGGCCGCTCGCACCTGACGGAGCTGGACAACGCCCTCTCACGGGCTTCGGTAGTCGAGTCGGAGGAAATGGTGCCGGACGTGGTGACGATGAACTCGACGGTCGAGCTGTTGGACTTGGATCGAAACGACGCGGAAACCTACACGTTGGTGTATCCGGACGAGGCATGCATTGCCGAAGGGAAGCTGTCGATCCTGTCGCCGCTGGGCGCAGCGGTGTTTGGACGCCGCGTCGGCCAGAGCGTGAGCCTGCATTTGCTTCATTGCAAAACAAACAAGCGAGTCACCCGAATCTACTTTCAACCCGAACGCGCCGGAGCGTTCCAGTTGTAAACTCGAATTCAGCGGTCAAAAACAAGTGGCGTAAGCTTCCAGCTTGCGATCCCAGTCAGCCAGCGTGCGATGGGGCATCAGGCAAGTTTCAGACCCACGATGCCCGCGACGATCAACGCGATGCAGGCGATCCGCATCGCGGAGACGGGTTCGGCGAACAACAGAATCCCCAACGTGGCCGTCCCGACCGCGCCGATGCCGGTCCAAATCGCATAGCCGGTCCCGATCGGAATCTCTTTCACAGCCAGTGCCAAGCAATAGAAACTGGCGATCATCGTCACCAGGGTCAACACGCTCGGCCAGAACCGTGACCAGCCGTCGGTGTATTTCAAGCCGATCGCCCAGCCGATTTCCAAACAGCCGGCGATCAGTAAATAAATCCATGCCATAGGCGACAATCATTGACGGAGGGGCGGTTTCATCTGGGGGTGTTCCAAGGCAATCGGTGATCCTTGGTCAACGCGCAGTCGGGATCAATCCAAAACGTTAGCGGTTTTGGGGGCGTCGTGCCAGGGAGCGTCGTGCCGCTTCTGCCCTCCGCATCCTGCGCGTCGATTGACGCCACCGGTCGGTGAAAAACGGGCCACGCAATATCCACCCGACCATGCCAAAGAAACCACTTCCGATCAAGCCTCTTCCACTTGTTGTTCCGACGATCCTACCGATATTCATCCGCGCTGATCTTGTGTCGCTTGAGTAACTTGTTCAATCCTTGGCGTGACAGTCCGGCCTGTCGTGCGGCGCTGGCGATCACTCCCTCGTGTTTCTTCAGCAATGCAGACAGGTAAGCTCGGTCGGCCGTATCGAGGGCTTCATCGCGAGAGATTTCGGCCAAGGCGGATGTGTCGGTTGGGGGGGAATCTGGATGTTGAAGTTGCAGCGGCAAATCACCCACGTCGATTCGGTTGCCCCGAGCCAACGCGGTGGAACGTTCGATCACATTGCGAAGCTCACGAATGTTTCCCGGCCAGTGGTAGCGCCGAAAGCACTCCGACGTTTCCGCCGAAAAACCTTGGAGTGCCGAATCGTGCGGACGGAGGAGTTTGAGGAAATGCTCGGCGAGCAACAGGACGTCGTCGCCCCGCTCGCGGAGAGGAGCCAATTCGATGTGGATGACCGCCAACCGATAAAACAGATCTTGGCGGAAACGGCCCGCATCGACTTCGGCGTGCAAGTCGCGATTGGTCGCACAGACGAATCGCGTGTCGACCTTGATCGGCTTGTTTTCACCGACCGGTGTGAAGGTCTGTTCCTGAATCGCACGCAATAACTTGGCCTGCGAG
Encoded here:
- the sugE gene encoding quaternary ammonium compound efflux SMR transporter SugE, with product MAWIYLLIAGCLEIGWAIGLKYTDGWSRFWPSVLTLVTMIASFYCLALAVKEIPIGTGYAIWTGIGAVGTATLGILLFAEPVSAMRIACIALIVAGIVGLKLA
- a CDS encoding c-type heme family protein, with the protein product MKRLPLLACFVATLALSLASEFPWMIRPVDAQEPAATARADAANAAKKPGRKAVERSRKTVQTLDNIFKQTIVLVTDKYVNDDDDFAAGSAAVLLFKKISDASDNTIRLIDATGDPYESDNVAKDEFEKQGIKKLKAGAKGVDEVVTLDGKHYLRALTPVPVVMQKCVMCHAHYEDVAEGEPIGAISYTVPIE
- a CDS encoding GreA/GreB family elongation factor, which produces MTSQIVAVTRVDLQRLQTLLQSEFAVALGGGRSHLTELDNALSRASVVESEEMVPDVVTMNSTVELLDLDRNDAETYTLVYPDEACIAEGKLSILSPLGAAVFGRRVGQSVSLHLLHCKTNKRVTRIYFQPERAGAFQL
- a CDS encoding IS110 family RNA-guided transposase, which gives rise to MKQKYNRVIGIDVASDKIDVNDSAGKIAKQLPNTISAISKKLFKRIQDTENTLVVCEATGGYEYLIVEAAHDAGVPICVANPRQVRDFAKGHGYLEKTDVIDAFMIRRFGEDVEIHLTPPRTAQEKEFLSTVRRRTQVKDLLSQEQNRLSQTRDKFAAQQIKETISHLKKQLKSLDKRIEKMLKDLSKVDPKVEILFSVSGVGPVTAATLLAELPELGQLNRGQIAKLVGVAPLANQTGKSDKKRKVRGGRSQVRSVLYMATLVATKHNPVIKRFYDRLIAKGKIKKLALVASMRKLLTILNNMIHCGESWKNPQVNAKKEQKATTAPSLN
- the metH gene encoding methionine synthase encodes the protein MIQAEPHDTSILGALVRERILLLDGAMGTMIQRLGLDEAAVRGDRFADHHKDLKNFSDILCLTHPEKITDIHRAYFQAGSDIVETNSFGASPVGMVEFDLPLDLVDEINRAAVACARTAAQEWTERTPDKPRFVAGSIGPTTKQLAISTEDDPAYRGTTFQAMVDSYRAQVESLVAAGVDVLLPETAIDTLNLKACLFAIADFFNAGGRRVPVMASGTFGDGGRTFVSAQSVEAFWTAINHFPLLSVGMNCALGPDVMRSHIEELAKVAEIPASCHPNAGLPNEMGEFDLGPKAMADKVGEYADNGWVNILGGCCGTTPDHIRAMADRVKGCRPKQDTPGPVYTRLSGQMPLVMRPEVPFTMVGERTNVMGSKKFARLIRDEKYEEAVEIAREQVENGATIIDVNFDEGMLDGVEAMTRFLRLMAGDHVAASVPVMIDSSKWEVIEAGLRNVQGKAIVNSISLKDGETEFLRRAALVRQYGAAAVVMAFDEQGQAADEESKVRICKRAYDLLTERLHFPTEDIIFDPNILTIATGMDEHNNYAVDFINAVRRIKQVCPGAKTSGGVSNISFSFRGNDPVREAIHSAFLYHAVDAGLDMGIVNAGQLDIYEQIPQDLLQRVEDVLLNRRPDATERMLEFAETVKGDGKKKSGEDLAWRDAPVAERMTHALVKGIDKYIVQDTEDARQHFDRCIQVIEGPLMDGMKVVGDLFGAGKMFLPQVVKSARVMKKAVAYLEPFMEEEKRLAGTLHEAARGKFLIATVKGDVHDIGKNIVGVVLQCNSYEVIDLGVMVSSETILQEAAKQNVDMIGLSGLITPSLDEMTHVAREMKRTGMTMPLLIGGATTSAKHTAVKIAPAYDGPVLHVLDASRSVNVVERLLSDGRDAFVAENVSSQKKLAESFRDRKQKLVPYAEALEKRFVTDWNSVPIDTPSFTGTRVLRDIPLEQIRPYIDWSPFFSTWELKGKFPKILNDQVVGGQAKELYEDANQLIDEIIANKSLTANAVYGFWPAASEGDDVILFTDSTRNHELTRLHFLRQQWERKGQKDFRSLADYVAPRESGRQDFLGGFAVTAGIGAMELALKYKAELDDYKAIMVQAVADRFAEALAEMLHERARDDWGFGQSEGLSREDLIAEKYRGIRPAAGYPACPDHTEKRTLFDLLDAEKQTGIELTSSFAMTPGASVSGLYFGHPQARYFTVERMTRDQIEAYANRKGKPIEEIQRWLGPNLAY
- a CDS encoding NADPH-dependent assimilatory sulfite reductase hemoprotein subunit, whose product is MTDEQSKKSKVELIKEASVGLRGTITEELADATTEHVADATTKLLKFHGTYQQDDRDLRKLRRKEGLGKAYSFMVRNRIPGGKMTAAQFLGELDIADELGNGTIRITTRQSIQLHGVVKGNLWDVIHRINAIKLSTQSACGDVTRNVCCCPAPLRHNGLRDQLQRLADEIAVHVRPTTKAYHQIWIKDPETGAREQVAGPPSEPEPDPIYGKAYLPRKFKIGLALCDDNCIDAYDNDIGLLGVTEGETLIGFNVLAGGGMGTTPSKKQCFPALAKRLAFIQTEHLLPVITAIILVQRDFGNRADRSQARMKYLIHNLGVLAFKAKVEDYLSQAEAICGVAEGTVPRPLPQPHPADVTGHDDHLGWHEQGDGKWFLGLPIENGRVKDEGELRLKTALRILFSDHVTNARLTAQQNILLCDIESHQRATIQKVLADHGVVTVDQISNTRRFAFACPALPTCGLAVTESERALPGVIDEVEAELRELGLADAQFTIRMTGCPNGCARPYNADIGLVGRSVDGKTGEGRYTVFLGGNLIGTRMNAVFKDQVPRGEIVATLRPVFIHFQENRQGEETFGDFCDRIGVEALAKVGQAV
- a CDS encoding RrF2 family transcriptional regulator translates to MKLTTQTDYALRTLMFLATRTERANVADVATLFGISTNHVAKVVNLLARAGYVQSTRGIGGGIELARAPEEISVGDVIATMESDTHLLSCVGSDDSCVIHSFCKLKGVLAEAERLQQEYLQGITLAEVIPTRRQLNRVEASIE
- a CDS encoding GyrI-like domain-containing protein, producing the protein MNTETHPSRTLYGIQTRTSNETPHEIAALWQRFMADGIADEIPERADDRLIAAYFDYQGDHTQPYTFFLGCEVIDVDCAPEGFALRSLPAGRYAAVQARGPMPKTLIESWQQIWQSDLPRSYLADFEVHDPSQPDEVAIYIGVQ